The following proteins are encoded in a genomic region of Nicotiana sylvestris chromosome 4, ASM39365v2, whole genome shotgun sequence:
- the LOC104222036 gene encoding uncharacterized protein, whose product MISNFEADVKFLQNPSLISQFFSLSAIEKVPQVYSFCKWGALVLAIVASFSSLIRKGKLLFIYVRKIKPSAEPLLQYLSEDFDFSDDEDDDECSSVSSNDEELTPVDEDFSVAGSSFYFKEQGQKSNLRLRRRRSSYERFPLTEFAAGKSVVKLWDSLTLGLDFNDSFDRSDFMILSSEVRDGKNGVVLDAYDTRMRRQSPAICAEWGNGKAVGISGNGVEKVYIRDEVAGVLTVGDMRNVNTAVQTVTELEGAVNVDGTRGRR is encoded by the coding sequence ATGATCAGCAATTTTGAAGCTGATGTAAAATTTCTTCAAAACCCATCTTTAATTTCCCAATTTTTTTCTCTTTCGGCTATCGAAAAGGTTCCCCAAGTGTACAGTTTCTGCAAATGGGGTGCTCTAGTTCTTGCCATTGTTGCTTCTTTCAGCAGCTTAATAAGAAAAGGCAAGCTTCTATTCATTTACGTTCGTAAAATAAAACCTTCTGCTGAACCTCTTCTTCAGTATCTCAGCGAAGACTTCGACTTTTCCGATGATGAAGACGACGATGAATGCTCATCGGTTTCATCAAACGATGAAGAGTTAACACCAGTGGATGAAGATTTTTCAGTTGCAGGTTCGAGTTTCTACTTCAAAGAGCAAGGCCAAAAAAGTAATTTAAGACTCAGACGGCGACGGAGCAGCTACGAACGGTTCCCCTTAACGGAGTTTGCAGCCGGGAAAAGTGTCGTAAAGTTGTGGGATAGTTTAACGTTAGGTTTAGACTTTAATGATTCTTTTGATAGAAGCGATTTTATGATTTTATCGTCAGAAGTGAGAGATGGAAAAAACGGCGTCGTTTTAGATGCTTATGACACGAGAATGAGGCGTCAGTCGCCGGCGATATGTGCCGAGTGGGGTAATGGAAAGGCGGTGGGAATCAGTGGTAACGGCGTCGAGAAAGTTTACATAAGAGATGAAGTTGCCGGAGTTTTAACGGTTGGTGACATGAGGAACGTGAACACGGCGGTGCAAACGGTGACGGAACTCGAGGGCGCCGTTAACGTTGACGGAACTCGAGGGCGCCGTTAA